The genome window TCTCAGGCGGGTGCATGTCGAAGGGAACGACGAGATCCATGACCTCGGCGCCGGCATAAACGAGATGCTCGCATCCATCGAGCAGGCCAGGGACGGGCTCATCAAGGCCTCGGAGGAGGCGGCGCAAAACGAGCGGTTCCTGGACCAACTCATCAATTCCATCGCCGCGGGCATTCTCATCGTCGATCCAGCGGACAGGACCATCGTGGACGTCAACGACTTCGCCCTCAAACTCGCCGGACGAGATCGCAACGAGGTCGTGGGCAAGGTCTGCCACAGGCTGACCTGCCCGGTCGAAAAGGACAACTGCCCCATCCTGGACCTCGCTCAGCCGCGCAACATGTCCAAACGCACGCTCCTGACCAAGGAAGGCCGGGAGATTCCCATCCTCAAAACCGTGTCCCACATCGTGCGCGACGGCCGCGAGCTCTTGCTCGAAACCTTCGTGGACATCACGGACGAGGAGCGCTCCAGGGAGGAACTCGAAAAAACCAAGAAGGAGCTCGAGGACAAGGTCACCGAGCGCACGGCCCATCTGCGCGGGATTATCGATACGGCCAACAACGGCATCATCGTCATCGACTCCAAGGGGAGGATCACGGAGTTCAGCCCGGCGGCCAGCGAAATCTTCGGCTACTCCCGCGAGGAGATCATGGGCCGCGACATAAGCCTGCTCATGCCCGAGCCGCACAAGAGCAAGCATGCCCAATACATCAGGAACTACCTGAACGGCGGCGCGCCGAAGGTCATCGGCCGCCAGATCGTGCTCGACGCCCAAAAAAAGGACGGAAGCATCTTTCCCATGGAGATCGCGCTCAACACCGCCGTCGTGAACGACGACATGATCTTCGTGGCCGTCCTGCGCGACGTGACCGTGCGCAAGAGGATGGAGGAAGAGCTGGAAAACGAGCAGCACCGCCTGCAGAAAATCCTGGAGACCAGCCCCGTGGGCGTTGTGGTCACGGTGAACGACGTGGCGCGGTTCGCCAACAAGAGCATGGCCGCGATGGGCCTCTCGGTCGGAACGCAGGCGCGCCGGGCCTATGCCGATCCCGTGGACCGGGAAAGGATGCTGGCCCTGCTCGCGGAAAACGGCCGGGTGGAACATTTCGAAACCAAATTCAGGGCCAGGGACGGCGAAATCCTTGACGTCATCCTTTTTTGCTATGATTTCGACTACCATGGGGAGCGGGCCATTCTCGGCTGGGTCATCGACATCACCGAGCGCAAGGCGGCCGAGGAGGCCCTGGCCAAGGCCAAGGAGCAGGCCGAGGAAGCCACCAAGGCCAAATCCGATTTTCTGGCCAACATGTCCCATGAAATCCGTACGCCCATGAACGCCATCATGGGGCTTTCCCATCTGGCCCTGCAGACGGAGCTTACGGACAAGCAACGCAAGTATATCGAGAAGGTGTACCGTTCCGCCGAGAACCTCCTCGGCATCCTCAACGACATCCTGGATTTCTCCAAGATCGAGGCGGGCAAGCTCGATATGGAGCATGTCGCGTTCCATCTCGAGGACGTCTTTGAAAACATGGCCAGCATGGTGGGGTTGAAGGCGGAGGAAGCCGGCCTCGAGCTGCTGTTCGACCTGCCCGGAAATATGCCGACGCTTGTGGGCGACCCGCTGCGGCTCGGGCAGATCCTGATCAATCTCGGCAACAACGCCGTGAAATTCACCCCGCGTGGAGAGGTCGTGGTCAGCGCCCGCGTGATCGAGGAAACCGGGACCGGGGCCAAGCTGCACTTTTCCGTCAAGGATACGGGAATCGGCCTCAGCGAGGAGCAGCGAAAAAAGCTTTTCCAGCATTTCAGCCAGGCGGATGCCTCGACCACCAGGAAATACGGCGGGGCGGGGCTGGGGCTGGCCATATGCAAAAAGCTCACCGAGCTTATGGGCGGCGACATCTGGCTTGAAAGCGAGCCGGGCATGGGCAGCGTGTTTCATTTCACCGCCCGGTTCGGCAAACAGGCCGCGCCGGCCGCGCCGGACCGTTCCCGCGACTGGGCTGGCGAACTCCATGTTCTGGTCGTGGACGACAACTCCGCCGCCCGCGACATCTTTCTCGGCATGCTGACGCGGTTCGGGTTCCAGGCGGAGGCGGCCGCATCCGGCAAGGAGGCGTTGGCCCTGCTGGAGGAAAAGGGGCAAGAGCGGCCCTATGACATGGCCATCATCGACTGGGTCCTGCCGGACATGAGCGGGCGCGAGTTGTGCCAGGCCCTTCGCGACGCCCCAAAGATCGATCCCAAGCCCAAGATCATCCTGGCCGCAACCCATGGCCGCCCCACGCTCAAGGCCCTGACCGAGGAGCTGGATACGGAAAACACGGTGTTGCACAAGCCGTTCATGCCGTCCTCGCTTTTCAACGCCATCATGGACGCCATGGGACGCCTTCCCGAGCGAGGCAGCGGGCATGCCAAGGCCAAACGCAAGGAGATCGCCGCCACGGTCTCCAAGCTGCGCGGGGCCAAGGTCCTCCTGGTGGAGGACAACGCCATCAACCAGGAGGTGGCCAGGGAGCTCCTCGCCCGCAACGGCGTCCGGACCAAAGTGGCGGACAACGGCCGGACGGCCATGGAAATGCTCCAAAAGGAACGCTTCGACGGCGTGCTCATGGATTGCCAGATGCCGGTCATGGACGGTTACGAGGCCACCAGGAAAATCCGGGCCATGGGCGGATTCGAAGACCTCCCCATCATCGCCATGACGGCAAACGTCATGGCCGGGGACAAGGAAAAATGCCTGGCCTGCGGGATGAACGCCCATATCGGCAAGCCCATCAACTTCAAGGAGCTGTCGCAAACGCTCGGCCGGTGGATCACGCCGGCCCACCCCGAAGGGCCGGAGATGCCCGAGGAGGCGCCCGGCCCCGGTGAGGACGCCGTTTCCTGGGAGGCGCCCGGGCTGGATACGCGGCGCGGGCTGGCCAGGGTGCAGGGCAACGTGGCGTTGTATCGCCGTTTGCTCGAGCGGTTCGTGACGGACTACGGGGATTTCAGCGCGATGTTTCGCCGGGCCCTCGCGGCTGGCGAGGCCGCCGCCCCCGCCCGCCTGGCGCATACGCTCAAAAGCGTGGCCGGCAACATCGGCGCGCGGCGTGTCCAACAGGCGGCCAAGGCGCTGGAGGCCGCCTGCCTGAAAGGAGGCCCCGAGGTCATCGAGGCGCCGCTCGAGGAGGTGTTGCTGGCCCTGCATCAGGTGCTTTCCGGGCTTTCCGGCAAGCGTCGCCGGGGGAAGGCCGCCGGCAAAGAAGACGCTTCCGCCGCGGGCCCCCGAGCGGAGGAAGAATCCGGGCCAAGCGAACAAGCCCTCCCGCGCCTCATGGACCGGCTCGAACGCTATCTGGAGGAGTCGAACACGGCGGCCCTGGGCGCGCTCGAAAGGCTCCAAGGCATTCCCGCTCTCGCGCCCTACCCGGACGCCCTTGAAAAGCTCGCCAAGGCCATCCATGGCTACGAATTCGAGGAAGCCCTGGAAGCCCTTTCCGAGCTGCGGCGGCTGGGGGATCTCCAGGACCGGGCGAGCCCGCCGGCGCAGACCCGGGCTCCTTCAGAGGCGCGGGGCGGCAACACCCGTTCGGAGCCCGAGGAAAACGAGAACGAAAGCGCCTTGCGCTGGGAGGAGGCTCTCCCGCTCATCGGCAACGACATGCCCTTCTACCGGGAACTGTGCGACAGCTTTTTCGAGAGCTACAACGAGAAGGCGTTCGCGGCCTTTTCTCCGGCCGACAGGGACGTCGAGGCCTTTACGCGCTTCCTGCATACGCTCACGAGCCTGTCCTCCCAGTTGGGAGCCTGGCGGGTGAGCGCGGTTTCGCGAAGCATGGAGCGCGAGCTGAAGGATGCGCCCGAGGCGGACATGTCCGCTTCGTTTGCCGCCCTGCAAAAGGAACTCGTCGCGGCAAGGGCCGCCTATGAAGCCCTGCCCTAGCCTGTTTACGGCACCGGAACGTTCTCCAGGAGCGTGCGCACGACGGCGTCGGGGGTGAGCCCCTCGGCCTGGGCTTCGTAGGTGAGCAGGATACGGTGGCGCAGGACGTCCGGGGCCAGCGCCTTGATGTCTCCGGGCGTGGCGTAGTCCCGTCCGTCAAGAAGGGCCATGCCCCGGGCCGTGCGGGCCAGGGCGATGGAGGCGCGCGGCGACGCGCCGTAGGCGATCTTGCCGTCCAGGCCGGCCAGGCCCGAGATTCCCGCCCCACCGGGGTCGCGCGTGGCCCCGACCAGGGCCACGATGTAATCCAGAAGCCGCGCATCGAGCCGTACCCCGGCCACGAGCGCCCCGAGTTCCAGCACCCGCTCCCCGGAGATGACCGGCTCGACCGTCGCCGGCTCGCCGCTTCCCCCCCGGCGCACGATCTCCTTTTCCTCCTCGGCCGAGGGGTAGCCCAGCACGAGCTGGAAAAGAAACCGGTCCACCTGGGCCTCGGGCAAGGGATACGTGCCCTCCTGCTCGATGGGATTCTGGGTGGCCAGGACGAAAAACGGCTCGGGCAGGGAAAACGTCTCCCCGCCGATGGTCACGCGCCGCTCGGCCATGGCCTCGAGCAAGGCCGCCTGGACCTTGGACGGCGCGCGGTTGATTTCGTCGGCAAGCAAAATGTTGGCGAAAACCGGCCCCTTGCGTACGGAAAACGTTCCCGTGGCCGGCTGGTACACCTCCATGCCGCAGATGTCGGCCGGAAGCAGGTCCGGCGTGAACTGCACCCGGCGGAACTCGCCGTGCACGGTCCGGGCCAGGGTCTTGACCGCCAACGTCTTGGCCAGCCCCGGCACGCCTTCGATCAACACATGTCCCCGGCATAAAAGCGCGATGACAAGCCTGTCCACGAACCCGGCCCGGCCGACGAGCACCTTGGCCATCTGGGCGCGCAACGCCAAGGCGGCCTCGCCGACGCCGGCCAGACGCGCCGGATCGATCATGGTCATGGGAAATCTCCGAAAAGCGGCTCAACGTCCGATAGTGTTGCGGAAAATCCAGTCGTTGATGAGGAAGATGCCGTCCTTGCCCACGGTTGTAAACCGCACGAGCTTGTCCCGGCGCACCTCGCCGGCTTCGGTGAACTGGAAGCCGACGTATTTTTTGTGCAGCGGCGGAAAATCGCGAATGCTCTTGATCTCCAGGCGCAGCCCGAGCTTGAGATCCGGCAGGTTGACCTGCCCAGTCAGGTGCAGAAAAGCGAGAAGGGGGTAATCCTTGTTGCCCTCGACGAAATAGGTGTAGGCCGGGGCTTCCTCGTGCATTTCGAGCATCAGCCCGCCGGCGGAAAGATCCCGGATGTGGCACTGGGACGCGCCGTCGGGAATGATGCAAAACGGGGCCGGCCAATGCTCCAGGGTGGAAAAGGCGTTCCAGTCCGCGCTGAGGTTGGGGGCGGAGAGTTCGAAGGAGGCCAGATGGCTGGGGTTGAGCGGCAGCCGCTTGTGGGTGCGCCGGGTCAACGCGAAGACGGCCGGCAAGGCCAGCTCCACCAGGGCGTAATCGGCGTCCACGGCCCGCACCTCGATGACGTTTGTCCGAAAATCGCAGTACGTGCTTTTCTGCTTGCGGTCGGTGATGGCGAAATAGCCGTGGACCTCATGACCGCTTCCGGCCTCGTTGAGCCTGTTGCCCCTTGGCGACTGGAGAATCATGGACTCGTTCCTGATCGCTTTGATATAGCAGGGATTTATGGCCGTATCCTCGGAAGCGTCCGCCAGGCGGAAGTAAAGAAGGCTTTTCTGCTTGAAGGCGTTTTCCAGGACCGTGCGTTCCTCGACCAGGAGCCCGCGTGAGGGGGCGGCCTTTTTTTGCTGGATGGCCTTGGCCGCGTCCAGGGTCTTGCGCAGCCAGTACATGGCCGCGATCCGGTTGACGAAGCTTTGCGGCGGTTCCACGCCCATGCGGAACCGGGCCTCGCAACAGCCCTCGGGGCAATAACCGTCGAAGCGCCCCATGAGGTTTCGAAAAAGCTCCAGTACGCCGATATCGCGGGAAAACGCCCCGGGTTCGAGCATAAGGGTCGCGTTGCGATACTCCTCCAGGCCGAAGGCTTTGGGGATATCGCCGATCACCAAAACGCCGAACCGCCCGATCGCCGGTCCGTGGACGGCCTTGTCGAAAATATTCCTGAACAACTTCAAAATGAGCGGCGTCTTGTATTTCGCCTCCACCAGCTTGGCGGTGAAGTCGAAAACCGGACGGCTGGCGAATTCCAGCAAGGTGGCCGTGCCCAGAGAGCGAAAATACCAGTCCCGAACCGCATGATCGTTACGCGTATTCACGACGAAATTGCTTTCGAATTTCAACACATAATCATTGTCATTGAGATTTATACAGTATTTGTTTTCGCGGGCGTTGCCGACAAAATGGACCTCCCAGTGTTTTTTCGCGTCTTCATTTATCCATGTCCAGCAATGATACAAAAGCTCGCTGCTCAAATAATCAAAGAAGCGTCTCCTGTTGAAGTCGCTTTCCAAAATATCCATCACAGCGTGTTCCAACTTCGCCCGGTTATTCTGGCAGGCAACCAAGCCCTTGTTGACCAACCAGACGGGCAAGGCCGCGTTTCGATCGAATATGTAGCGCTGCACGCTGGCGTCGATGGCGTCAGCCGTGGATCTGTTCAAGAGATTGTTGGAAATATGGCGCACGAGGCGCGAGGCTGCGCCGACAAGCGTCGGATATGCGGCGGGTTCCGGCGCCAGCTTGGCAAGCCGGCCGAAGTGCATGTCCAGGCTGGTATTGACCACGGGGGCCAGGGCATCTTTCATGAAGCTAGGTCCTATCCTTACGGCCTTCGAAGAAAGACTGTCGATCGATAGCACAATGCCTTTTTTTCGCAAGCGCCCGGGGCTCGCGCAACAGTGTACCTTAACGCGGCAATGCGGCAACTGTGTTCCGATCGACCCACCCCGCCCGGATCGCCCCCCCTTTTTCCGTGACCACACGGACAAAGCCGTTTCGGGACGGCCCGGGAACGACGACCGTGCCGGGGGCCAGGGAAAAAAGCGTCGCGGCCCCCGGTTCCGGGGCGCTGGCGGCTTCGACGGCGCGCAACGCCACCGCGCGCGGGAAAAGGACCGGCCCCACCGACGTCCAGCCGGCCGCCAGCCACAGCGCGGCCACGAGCGCGGCGGCGACAACGATACACCGGCGCGGCGCCCGCGCCCGGAAAAACCGCAGCCCGGCCAGGCCGAACCAGAAAAGCGCATTGGCCGTCAACACGAGCGTCCACAAGAGGCGCGGCGCGACAAGCCCGGCCAGGGGGGCATCGACGGCCGTGACCTCAAGCCCGGCGGCGGCCAGGGCGGCGGCGACCGCCCCATCGGCCGGGTCCAGGCGGCGCGCCCGGTACAGCCACCAGGCTGCCCGGCCGGGTTCGCCGCCCAAGCGGCTGGCCGTGGCCGCGTCCAGGCACAGGGCCGTTCCGACCAGACCGGGATCGGCCTTGGTAGCGGCGTCAAAGGACGCGGCGGCGGCGGCGTAGCGGCCGGCCGCGTAGTCCCGCCGGGCCGCCTCCAGCGCCGTATGCCCCGGTCCGCCGGCCAGGGCCGCGCCGGATGCCAGGAGCCATAGGGCCACGGTGAAGGAAAGGAGCGTCCTCATGCTTCGAACTCCGCCAGGACCCTAACCGCCGCGTCCACGGCTTCGGCGAATTCCCGGTCCGAAACGGGGCGGCCGTCGTAGAGCACCGCGTCCAGCCGGCGCAGGGCGGCCACGGCCGCCGGCGGGCATTCCCCGCCCTGCCCCGCCGCCCGGTCCAACCGGTCCCGCAGGGCCTCGGCCAGGGAGGACGGGGAACCGGCAAAAACCGCCCGCCGCGAACGCGGGCGGCGCGGCAGAAACGTCAAGGCATAGACCAGGGGCGGCAGTAGGGCCAACACCAGTCGCCAGGGCCAAGAGAGCGCGCCCCGCCCTTGCGCGCCGTCCGCGACATGGCGCAAGGGCGGGGCCAGGGAGGGATCGGCCGGGACCGACGCGGCGGCCGGAAGGCGATAGGTCCGCGCCGGGGCCTCGATCACCGCGTAACGCCCGTCAACCGGGTCGAACACGGCCAGCCGGGCCGGGCCGAAAACATATTCGCCCGGCTTGGCGGCGCTGACGGCGTAGCGAAAGGTCCGCTGGCCGACGTAACCCGACCGGCCGGCGTCGCCGCCGCCTTCGGCATCCAAAAAACGCACCGTGGCCCCGGCCGGAGCGACGACGGGGGGCGGCGGAGCATCGGCCAGATTGCCCCGGCCCGCAAGCGTGAGCGTATAGACCGCGTCGCGGCCGGGCGCGCCGGCATCGAGCCGGGAGGAAAGCGTCATGCGCCCGAGGAGCCCGGCAAAGGGCGCGTCCCCGGCGTAGGCCGGCAAGGAGCGCACGGTCACGGGCACGGCCGGTCCCTTGACGGTGACGTCCACGGCCGCCCCGCCCTTGCCCGGCACGCCCCGGCAGACGACCGTGGCCGGCGGGATGGTCGCCTGCCCGGGCGTCGCGGCCGTGAGCAGATAATCCGCCTCGGTCACAGCATAACGCCGCCCGGCGAATTCGATCTCGCCGTCGCGCTGCCCGGGCAAGGGGAGCACCTCCATATCCGGGAAACGCGGCGGGGTAAGGTGTATGCCCGAGGCCGCCACGGCCCGGTAGAGGCGCAGGGTGTAGACGAAGAACTCGCCGGCATACGGCTCGGCCTTGGAAAGCGACGCGTCGAGAAAGACGTCGCGCCCGGCCAGCGCCTTGGGCGGGGTCGGGCGCGGCCGCACGAGCCCCTCCAGGGGAGCGGTGCGGAAGGTCCGGCCGCCGGTTTCCACGGTCAGCGCCGGCACGGCCAGTCTTCCGGTCCGCACCGGAATCAGCTCGAAACGGTAGGCCGTGACCGGTTCGCCGGCTCCCGGACCCAGCAGGCCGTGCACCCGGCCGCGCGGCACCACCGTCCAGTCGGCAAGCCGCGGCACGGTGATGACCGCCGTGGCCTCGCCCGGGATGTACACGCGAAGCATCAGGCTCTGGCCCAGGGAGATGTCCCGGGGATCGAGTTCGGCCGTGGGCGTGGCCACAGGACCGGGCGGCCCGGCAAAGGCCACGCTCCCGGCCAAAAGCAACGCGGCGATAATAAACGAGAAAAGACGCATCACCAGTCCTTGGCCACGCTCGGGCGGCCGTAGAGCGGCGGCGTTGGCAGCCCGGTCAGGTCGGGCACGCGGTCAAGGACCGGGTCCCCGAGTTTGCCGGCCGAGCGGGCCCGCTTTTCACCGGCCTTTTGGCCGGACGCGCCGGAAACCGGCGCATTCGCCGGCCCTTCCTTTTCGGCTGACGGCGGCGCATCGGCAGACGCGGCCGGCCCATCCGGGCCTTCCCGCTTGCCGCTGCCGTCGTCTTGCCCCACAGGAGCCGGGGCCTTTCCCGGGGCATCGGCCTTTCCTTCGCCGCCAGCGGCCGCATCCTGCGTCCGGCCGGGCTTGGAGCCGGGTTCTCCCGCGTCCTGACCGCCCTTGCGGCAGGGATCGGCTCCGCTGCGCAGCCACTCCAGGTTGGCTTTGGCTTCGGCGTCGGACGGGTCCACGGCCAGGGACGCGGCGTAAAGCCTGCCCGCGCCCTCGGCATCGCCCTGACGGCAGGCGGCGTTGCCCTGGTTGTAAAGCGCCCTGGCCTGAAGCGCCGGGGAGCCCGCAGACGCCGCCCGGGCGAACATCCGGCCGGCCTCGTCAAAGCGGCCCAGGCGGTAATAGGCCGTGCCGATGTCGTAGAGGATCTCCGGGCTGTCCGGCCGCCAGACCCGGGCGGCCAGGAATGCTTCCAAGGCCGTGGCCGCGTCGTCGGCCGCAAAGGCCGCGATGCCGCGCGAAACATCCTTGGCGGCCGGATCGCCGGCCCGGGCCGGGAGAGCCGTCGCGCCCAGAACAGCCACGGCCAGAACGGCGGCGCCGCCGCCTTTGCCGAGGGGGACCAAAAGCAGGTCGAGGACAAGCAGCGCCAGCCCGGCCGCGTAGCACAGCGCGGACCGATCCGCCGGGGCGTCCACGGTCGCGGCCGCATGCCCCTTGGCAGCGGCCTGGGCGGCCAAGGCGGCGACGATCCCGCTGGCGGGCGAAGGCGCATCCGGGGCCAGCCGGAAAAACCGCCCACCCGTATCCTGAGCCAGCCCGGCCAAGCCGGCCGCGTCCACCCCGACCAGCACCGGCCGGCCCTCCCCGTCACGCAACACGCCGCCGCCCGCTTCGGGAGGCAGCGGCACGGCAACCGGTGTGGCCCCGCCCACGGCCACGGTGAAAACGGGCGGATCGTCCGGCCGCGAGCCGGTCGCATCGCGCACCGGCACGGTGTCCTCGCCGTCGGAGAGGACCAGGATCGCACCGGAGCGCGCCCCGGTCAAAGCCAGCCGGCAGGCCTCCAGGGCGGCGGTCACGGAAGTGCCGCCGAGCGGGGCCTCGGCCGGGGACAAGGCATCGAGAAAAAGGGCCAGGGCCGGCCGGTCGGCCGTGACCGGACAGGCCAGCCAGGCCCGGCCGGAAAACCCGACCACCCCGGCGGCCACATGGGGCAGCCCGGCCAATACCGCGCGCACGAGCCCCTTGGCCGCGGACAAACGATCCGGGGCCATGTCGCGGGCCAGCATGCTGCGCGAACAGTCCACCGCGACCAAAAGCCGCAGCGCCGGGGGCGGCGCGACAACGGCGGCGACATGCCCCGCCCTTGGCCCGGCCGCGCCAAGGGCCAGCAGGGCCAGCCCGGCCAGAAAGAGGATGGCCTTGACCCGGCGAAGCCGGCCATGC of Solidesulfovibrio fructosivorans JJ] contains these proteins:
- a CDS encoding vWA domain-containing protein, yielding MTFARPEFLALLVAVPVCASFLWLAGARRRGLAAFFPSVSGHGRLRRVKAILFLAGLALLALGAAGPRAGHVAAVVAPPPALRLLVAVDCSRSMLARDMAPDRLSAAKGLVRAVLAGLPHVAAGVVGFSGRAWLACPVTADRPALALFLDALSPAEAPLGGTSVTAALEACRLALTGARSGAILVLSDGEDTVPVRDATGSRPDDPPVFTVAVGGATPVAVPLPPEAGGGVLRDGEGRPVLVGVDAAGLAGLAQDTGGRFFRLAPDAPSPASGIVAALAAQAAAKGHAAATVDAPADRSALCYAAGLALLVLDLLLVPLGKGGGAAVLAVAVLGATALPARAGDPAAKDVSRGIAAFAADDAATALEAFLAARVWRPDSPEILYDIGTAYYRLGRFDEAGRMFARAASAGSPALQARALYNQGNAACRQGDAEGAGRLYAASLAVDPSDAEAKANLEWLRSGADPCRKGGQDAGEPGSKPGRTQDAAAGGEGKADAPGKAPAPVGQDDGSGKREGPDGPAASADAPPSAEKEGPANAPVSGASGQKAGEKRARSAGKLGDPVLDRVPDLTGLPTPPLYGRPSVAKDW
- a CDS encoding BatD family protein, which gives rise to MRLFSFIIAALLLAGSVAFAGPPGPVATPTAELDPRDISLGQSLMLRVYIPGEATAVITVPRLADWTVVPRGRVHGLLGPGAGEPVTAYRFELIPVRTGRLAVPALTVETGGRTFRTAPLEGLVRPRPTPPKALAGRDVFLDASLSKAEPYAGEFFVYTLRLYRAVAASGIHLTPPRFPDMEVLPLPGQRDGEIEFAGRRYAVTEADYLLTAATPGQATIPPATVVCRGVPGKGGAAVDVTVKGPAVPVTVRSLPAYAGDAPFAGLLGRMTLSSRLDAGAPGRDAVYTLTLAGRGNLADAPPPPVVAPAGATVRFLDAEGGGDAGRSGYVGQRTFRYAVSAAKPGEYVFGPARLAVFDPVDGRYAVIEAPARTYRLPAAASVPADPSLAPPLRHVADGAQGRGALSWPWRLVLALLPPLVYALTFLPRRPRSRRAVFAGSPSSLAEALRDRLDRAAGQGGECPPAAVAALRRLDAVLYDGRPVSDREFAEAVDAAVRVLAEFEA
- a CDS encoding PAS domain S-box protein encodes the protein MKLKKITLLSIAMVVFLLAVSQTLVSLFIIKDGFRDLEDGEAIESALQAEKQISLRLNQLDATLRDWAIWDDAYAFVQNGSPGFVASNLTPEAFTNLSLSALAIWDEHGRIIFERGYDVDGNEDQAMVERLVRKMEQAAPPPNPQDGIKGLALLDNGLLALVVKRPVLKSDASGPPIGAMLMAKLVTPRMLEELSESLGFSVHLESIEKKPAAFSGKLKGGFFIERPNKDAISATSSLEGVRREPVAVLTVVTNRDIGKRGERITDVYYAVIGLTILATCWLIYFLFYKKVVSRIEALSGQVSRLGGKGDLRRVHVEGNDEIHDLGAGINEMLASIEQARDGLIKASEEAAQNERFLDQLINSIAAGILIVDPADRTIVDVNDFALKLAGRDRNEVVGKVCHRLTCPVEKDNCPILDLAQPRNMSKRTLLTKEGREIPILKTVSHIVRDGRELLLETFVDITDEERSREELEKTKKELEDKVTERTAHLRGIIDTANNGIIVIDSKGRITEFSPAASEIFGYSREEIMGRDISLLMPEPHKSKHAQYIRNYLNGGAPKVIGRQIVLDAQKKDGSIFPMEIALNTAVVNDDMIFVAVLRDVTVRKRMEEELENEQHRLQKILETSPVGVVVTVNDVARFANKSMAAMGLSVGTQARRAYADPVDRERMLALLAENGRVEHFETKFRARDGEILDVILFCYDFDYHGERAILGWVIDITERKAAEEALAKAKEQAEEATKAKSDFLANMSHEIRTPMNAIMGLSHLALQTELTDKQRKYIEKVYRSAENLLGILNDILDFSKIEAGKLDMEHVAFHLEDVFENMASMVGLKAEEAGLELLFDLPGNMPTLVGDPLRLGQILINLGNNAVKFTPRGEVVVSARVIEETGTGAKLHFSVKDTGIGLSEEQRKKLFQHFSQADASTTRKYGGAGLGLAICKKLTELMGGDIWLESEPGMGSVFHFTARFGKQAAPAAPDRSRDWAGELHVLVVDDNSAARDIFLGMLTRFGFQAEAAASGKEALALLEEKGQERPYDMAIIDWVLPDMSGRELCQALRDAPKIDPKPKIILAATHGRPTLKALTEELDTENTVLHKPFMPSSLFNAIMDAMGRLPERGSGHAKAKRKEIAATVSKLRGAKVLLVEDNAINQEVARELLARNGVRTKVADNGRTAMEMLQKERFDGVLMDCQMPVMDGYEATRKIRAMGGFEDLPIIAMTANVMAGDKEKCLACGMNAHIGKPINFKELSQTLGRWITPAHPEGPEMPEEAPGPGEDAVSWEAPGLDTRRGLARVQGNVALYRRLLERFVTDYGDFSAMFRRALAAGEAAAPARLAHTLKSVAGNIGARRVQQAAKALEAACLKGGPEVIEAPLEEVLLALHQVLSGLSGKRRRGKAAGKEDASAAGPRAEEESGPSEQALPRLMDRLERYLEESNTAALGALERLQGIPALAPYPDALEKLAKAIHGYEFEEALEALSELRRLGDLQDRASPPAQTRAPSEARGGNTRSEPEENENESALRWEEALPLIGNDMPFYRELCDSFFESYNEKAFAAFSPADRDVEAFTRFLHTLTSLSSQLGAWRVSAVSRSMERELKDAPEADMSASFAALQKELVAARAAYEALP
- a CDS encoding AAA family ATPase, translated to MTMIDPARLAGVGEAALALRAQMAKVLVGRAGFVDRLVIALLCRGHVLIEGVPGLAKTLAVKTLARTVHGEFRRVQFTPDLLPADICGMEVYQPATGTFSVRKGPVFANILLADEINRAPSKVQAALLEAMAERRVTIGGETFSLPEPFFVLATQNPIEQEGTYPLPEAQVDRFLFQLVLGYPSAEEEKEIVRRGGSGEPATVEPVISGERVLELGALVAGVRLDARLLDYIVALVGATRDPGGAGISGLAGLDGKIAYGASPRASIALARTARGMALLDGRDYATPGDIKALAPDVLRHRILLTYEAQAEGLTPDAVVRTLLENVPVP
- a CDS encoding PilZ domain-containing protein, with amino-acid sequence MNTRNDHAVRDWYFRSLGTATLLEFASRPVFDFTAKLVEAKYKTPLILKLFRNIFDKAVHGPAIGRFGVLVIGDIPKAFGLEEYRNATLMLEPGAFSRDIGVLELFRNLMGRFDGYCPEGCCEARFRMGVEPPQSFVNRIAAMYWLRKTLDAAKAIQQKKAAPSRGLLVEERTVLENAFKQKSLLYFRLADASEDTAINPCYIKAIRNESMILQSPRGNRLNEAGSGHEVHGYFAITDRKQKSTYCDFRTNVIEVRAVDADYALVELALPAVFALTRRTHKRLPLNPSHLASFELSAPNLSADWNAFSTLEHWPAPFCIIPDGASQCHIRDLSAGGLMLEMHEEAPAYTYFVEGNKDYPLLAFLHLTGQVNLPDLKLGLRLEIKSIRDFPPLHKKYVGFQFTEAGEVRRDKLVRFTTVGKDGIFLINDWIFRNTIGR